GGGGTGCAGGCGACAACGGATGTGGACGACCTGTCCCCGGCCACTGGCGCCGACCCCTCCAAAGAGGGAATTGGGGCGGCGCGAGTCCGTCTGCGGCCATCCAGTCGGCCAGAACAGCTTCCGCGCGTGCTGGAGGCGCTGGCTCGCCTCGTTCCTTTTTGGGGTTCGCCTGTTGAGGAGCTTTTTCTGAGAGAGCAGACCCGTCTTCCCGCTGGCACAACGATTGTGCTGGTGAGTACCGCCGCCGCAGTGACGCCTGTGTTGATCGAGGCGCTGACTCAGACGCGGGCGCGTGGGCATGCGGTAGCACTGCTTGTTGCGGGGAATGAGCCGATTGAGGCTCCGGGTTTGCTCGTGTATCGGCTGGGAGCCGAGGAGGTCTGGCATGAAATTATGGCCCAGGCAGCAGCGCGCGACATCTCCCCAGCGCCAGAGGACTCTGAGGCTGGGTACAGGTTCATTCTGGCTTGAAAGTGTCTCGCTGCCACTTGGTCTGCTGATTTTGCAGGCGCTGCCGCTGGGGGCGCTCCTGCAATTGGGCGCGGCATGGACAACGAACGACGCGAGCCAGGCGCTGCTCCCAACCTGGGCGCTGCTGGTCGCGCTTCTAGAAGCGTACTATCTGGCTCGCTGGCTGGTAAGGCAACCGGCGATCAGAGGGTGGATAATATTGTGGGGCGGCATAGGCGCGCTTGCCACGCTTCTGCTAGCCTGGTATCTGCGCCTTTACTCTGCCAACGGACCTCTCTGGCAAGGAGCCTGGATCAGCGCATTGTTTCATGACTTCCAGTCAGTGAACGCGCGCGTCGAAGCTTCGATTGGCGTGGGCATCTTGCTGGCGCTGCTGTGGTGGCGTGGGCTGCGGTTGGGGCGAGACAAGATTGAAGCTGAACCAGTCGCCAGAAGCTTCAAAGTCGGCTTTGCGGCGCTGGTGGCGGCGGCGCTGCTTATTGGCACAGTCCGCCCCACTGTGCAAGGAGGATTGGTAGAACAATTGGGGCTGACGCTCCCATTATTTCTGTTTGTTGGCCTCGTGTCCCTTTCTCTGGCGCGGCTGGCCGAGATTCGACGTGGGCGGCGCCAAGGAGCGTCTCAGGCAGACCCAACGCGCTCCTGGCTTATCAGCATGCTGGCTCTCAGTGGGGCGCTGGTGATCGTTCTGCTCGGCATAGAGCAGGCATTCTCCTATCGTGCCTTACTTGGAGTGGTTTCTGCGCTGAGACCGGCCTGGGATGGGATCAGCGCAGTTTTGGGCTGGATCGCTGTAGGGGTGGGCTATATCCTCTTCTGGCTGCTCAACCCATTTGTGTCGGCGATAAAAGCGGCTTTTGACAAAATCGCCCCTGCTAATCAACCTTCAGGCC
Above is a genomic segment from Ktedonobacterales bacterium containing:
- a CDS encoding DUF4129 domain-containing protein, which produces MKLWPRQQRATSPQRQRTLRLGTGSFWLESVSLPLGLLILQALPLGALLQLGAAWTTNDASQALLPTWALLVALLEAYYLARWLVRQPAIRGWIILWGGIGALATLLLAWYLRLYSANGPLWQGAWISALFHDFQSVNARVEASIGVGILLALLWWRGLRLGRDKIEAEPVARSFKVGFAALVAAALLIGTVRPTVQGGLVEQLGLTLPLFLFVGLVSLSLARLAEIRRGRRQGASQADPTRSWLISMLALSGALVIVLLGIEQAFSYRALLGVVSALRPAWDGISAVLGWIAVGVGYILFWLLNPFVSAIKAAFDKIAPANQPSGQPPQPKPPQLPKGSASLPVEWLVIGRWVLIGIGIIILLIIFIRIFRGIAARRSEEAGDEEREDLGAAGILGAQLRALLASLTSRFQRQRPSEEDLDSVSQHSVRALYRRVLGQASAQGLGRRATETPQEFAQRLGPGLARLPEPSSLDASGTPLEGAAAEAPGVSDPDLEALTKAYEQARYGNAEPSAAQVSALTSDVDRLLQRLAQSQTRLG